In Bubalus kerabau isolate K-KA32 ecotype Philippines breed swamp buffalo chromosome 4, PCC_UOA_SB_1v2, whole genome shotgun sequence, one DNA window encodes the following:
- the GFAP gene encoding glial fibrillary acidic protein: MPGGVARGSLGRARPVPSSLKPAHLRSRQSEARMERRRVTSATRRSYVSSSEMVVGGRRLGPGTRLSLARMPPPLPARVDFSLAGALNSGFKETRASERAEMMELNDRFASYIEKVRFLEQQNKALAAELNQLRAKEPTKLADVYQAELRELRLRLDQLTANSARLEVERDNLAQDLGTLRQKLQDETNQRLEAENNLAAYRQEADEATLARLDLERKIESLEEEIRFLRKIHEEEVRELQEQLAQQQVHVEMDVAKPDLTAALREIRTQYEAVASSNMHEAEEWYRSKFADLNDAAARNAELLRQAKHEANDYRRQLQALTCDLESLRGTNESLERQMREQEERHVREAASYQEALARLEEEGQSLKDEMARHLQEYQDLLNVKLALDIEIATYRKLLEGEENRITIPVQTFSNLQIRETSLDTKSVSEGHLKRNIVVKTVEMRDGEVIKESKQEHKDVM, from the exons ATGCCAGGGGGCGTTGCCAGGGGCAGCCTGGGCCGTGCCAGGCCGGTCCCCTCCTCCTTAAAGCCCGCACATCTCAGGAGCAGGCAGAGTGAGGCCAGGATGGAGAGGAGACGGGTCACCTCAGCCACTCGCCGCTCCTATGTCTCCTCCtcggagatggtggtggggggccGCCGCCTGGGTCCCGGCACCCGCCTGTCCCTGGCTCGAATGCCGCCTCCACTCCCAGCCCGGGTGGACTTCTCCCTGGCTGGGGCACTCAACTCCGGCTTCAAAGAGACCCGAGCCAGCGAGAGGGCAGAGATGATGGAGCTCAATGACCGCTTCGCCAGCTACATTGAGAAGGTGCGCTTCCTGGAGCAGCAGAACAAGGCGCTGGCTGCCGAGCTCAACCAGCTGCGGGCCAAGGAGCCCACCAAGCTGGCCGACGTCTACCAGGCGGAGCTGCGCGAGCTGCGCCTGCGGCTCGATCAACTCACTGCCAACAGCGCCCGGCTCGAGGTGGAGAGGGACAACCTGGCACAGGACCTGGGCACCTTGAGGCAGAA GCTCCAGGATGAAACCAACCAGAGGCTGGAGGCTGAGAACAACCTGGCTGCCTATCGACAG GAAGCAGATGAAGCCACCCTAGCCCGTCTGGATCTGGAGAGGAAGATTgagtctctggaggaggaaatccgGTTCTTGAGGAAGATCCATGAGGAG GAGGTGCGGGAGCTCCAGGAGCAGCTGGCCCAGCAGCAGGTCCACGTGGAGATGGATGTAGCCAAGCCTGACCTCACAGCGGCCCTGAGAGAGATCCGCACACAGTATGAGGCAGTGGCGTCCAGCAACATGCATGAGGCAGAGGAGTGGTACCGGTCCAAG TTTGCGGACCTGAACGACGCCGCCGCCCGCAACGCGGAGCTGCTCCGCCAGGCCAAGCATGAGGCCAACGACTACCGGCGGCAGCTGCAGGCCTTGACCTGCGACCTGGAGTCCTTGCGCGGCACG AACGAGTCCCTGGAGCGGCAGATGCGCGAGCAAGAGGAGCGCCACGTGCGGGAGGCGGCGAGTTACCAGGAGGCACTGGCCCGGCTGGAGGAAGAGGGGCAGAGCCTCAAGGACGAGATGGCGCGCCACCTGCAGGAATACCAGGATCTGCTCAACGTCAAACTGGCCCTGGACATCGAGATCGCCACCTACAGGAAGCTGCTGGAGGGCGAGGAGAACCG CATCACCATTCCTGTGCAGACCTTCTCCAACCTGCAGATTCGAG AAACTAGCCTGGACACCAAGTCTGTGTCAGAAGGCCACCTGAAGAGGAACATTGTGGTGAAGACCGTGGAGATGCGGGATGGAGAG GTCATTAAGGAGTCCAAGCAGGAGCACAAGGATGTGATGTGA
- the FAM187A gene encoding Ig-like V-type domain-containing protein FAM187A, whose protein sequence is MNLAHTTVLLWAWGSLQAFEIVEKENIFQRTPCPAFLMFDNAAYLTDMSFELPCPCKPEEVSAVVWYYQKHLGSSHTKVLTDFDGRVLTEAAQVRVGSDMLVRFSIRMFSLLVFRAQPEDSGLYFCGTRKGDYFYAYDVDIQSSEGMVATFKDQGQEPLEDEYHGSLRIFTTFWEWTPCDRCGVRGEQWRIGLCYLQSPDLSPRYRKILPNVVSCGSRAVPRQLRAKASDHNPELLVRSCLMPCEKKKKVQEGVMAIFNYVSKVGSRPWLPQVPIQFHQQRLGHGLIISCPGARPEHAVAWDKDHQYLYRTQYLKGVNGSMRVFIDHGNHLHIRFTQLEDRGIYYCWRQGERIAGFRLGVASPGRYPVSFSDPETRAALGLILIGYMLITVIFISIHLCRCCCYLFRFCPNFSPRLSRPQL, encoded by the coding sequence ATGAACCTGGCCCACACCACTGTGCTCCTGTGGGCGTGGGGGAGCCTCCAGGCCTTTGAAATAGTGGAGAAAGAGAACATCTTTCAGAGGACCCCCTGCCCGGCTTTTCTGATGTTTGACAATGCAGCCTACCTGACCGACATGAGCTTTGAGCTCCCCTGCCCCTGCAAGCCGGAGGAGGTGTCCGCTGTCGTCTGGTACTATCAGAAGCACCTGGGCAGCAGCCACACCAAAGTGCTGACGGACTTTGATGGGCGGGTGCTGACGGAGGCAGCACAGGTGCGCGTGGGCAGCGACATGCTGGTCCGCTTCAGCATCCGCATGTTCAGCCTCTTGGTCTTCCGGGCGCAGCCGGAAGACTCCGGCTTGTATTTTTGCGGCACCCGCAAGGGGGACTATTTTTACGCCTACGACGTGGACATCCAGAGCAGTGAGGGGATGGTGGCTACCTTCAAGGACCAGGGCCAGGAGCCCTTAGAAGACGAGTACCACGGGAGCCTCCGCATCTTTACCACCTTCTGGGAGTGGACCCCCTGCGACCGCTGCGGGGTGCGCGGGGAGCAGTGGCGTATCGGTCTGTGCTACCTGCAGAGCCCGGACCTCTCTCCCCGCTACCGCAAGATACTGCCCAACGTGGTGTCCTGCGGTTCGAGGGCTGTGCCCAGGCAGCTCCGGGCCAAGGCCAGCGACCACAACCCTGAGCTGCTGGTTCGGAGCTGCCTGATGCCCTgcgagaagaagaagaaggtccAGGAGGGCGTGATGGCCATCTTCAACTATGTGTCCAAAGTGGGCAGCCGGCCCTGGTTGCCCCAGGTGCCCATTCAGTTCCACCAGCAGAGGCTGGGCCATGGACTCATCATCTCCTGCCCTGGGGCCCGGCCAGAGCACGCCGTGGCCTGGGACAAGGACCACCAGTACCTCTACCGCACGCAGTACCTGAAGGGCGTCAATGGGTCCATGAGGGTGTTCATCGATCACGGCAACCATCTCCACATCCGCTTCACCCAGCTGGAAGACCGGGGCATCTACTATTGCTGGCGGCAGGGCGAGCGCATTGCTGGGTTCCGACTGGGCGTGGCATCTCCAGGTCGCTACCCGGTCTCCTTCTCCGACCCCGAGACTCGGGCCGCCCTGGGGCTCATTCTGATAGGCTACATGCTCATCACGGTCATCTTTATCAGCATTCACCTTTGTCGTTGCTGCTGTTACTTATTCCGTTTTTGTCCCAACTTCTCCCCCAGGCTCTCTCGCCCCCAGCTCTGA
- the CCDC103 gene encoding coiled-coil domain-containing protein 103 codes for MKRNDVINFKALEKELQAALIADEKYKRENAAKLRAVEQKVASYEEFRGIVLASHLKPLEQKDKMGRKRPVPWNCHTSQGRPSQDETNELSLEKTLFQPETSAEFYRDWRRHLRSGPERYEALLQLGGPKLGRLFQMDVGFGLLGEMLVALADHVRPADRWAVLGILHSLASTGRFTLNLSLMSRAERESCRALFQKLQAMGTPSSEGQGLGEQPGGLQEEEGLLQELLMLYHVD; via the exons atgaaaaggaatgacgTCATCAACTTCAAGGCTTTGGAGAAAGAGCTGCAGGCTGCACTCATTGCTGATGAGAAGTACAAACGGGAGAATGCTGCCAAGTTACGGGCAGTGGAACAGAAGGTAGCTTCCTATGAGGAATTCAG GGGTATCGTCCTTGCATCACATTTGAAGCCGCTGGAACAGAAGGACAAGATGGGAAGAAAGAGGCCTGTGCCCTGGAACTGTCACACTAGTCAGGGAAGGCCCTCCCAGGATGAAACCAATGAACTCTCCCTG GAGAAAACGCTCTTCCAACCTGAGACCTCAGCTGAGTTCTACCGTGACTGGCGGCGACACTTGCGTAGCGGGCCAGAGCGCTATGAGGCCCTGCTGCAGCTCGGGGGCCCGAAGCTGGGCCGCCTCTTCCAGATGGACGTGGGGTTTGGACTTCTAGGGGAGATGCTGGTGGCGCTGGCTGATCACGTGAGGCCTGCTGACCGCTGGGCGGTGCTGGGGATCCTGCACAGCCTGGCCAGCACTGGGCGCTTCACCCTGAACCTGAGCCTGATGAGCcgtgcagagagagagagctgcaGAGCCTTGTTTCAGAAGTTGCAGGCCATGGGCACCCCCAGCTCGGAGGGGCAGGGTCTGGGGGAGCAGCCGGGTGGGCTTCAGGAGGAGGAGGGTCTGCTGCAAGAGCTGCTGATGCTATACCACGTGGACTGA